From the genome of Pelosinus fermentans DSM 17108:
AGGTGTCTTTGGTTTTGGCGGTAATAATGCTATGAATCAAAAATCATTAGAAGTTCAGGCAGCTCACCTAGAAGAACGAGCTGCTAGCCTACGGAACATAGCAAAACAGAACCGTAAAGCCGAGTAATTCTAATCACCACATCTACAAATTTGCCTGTTTCCCAGGCAAGAGTAATCTCAATTTAGCTATACCAAAGGAGGAGTCCATGTGCTTATCAGTATTGCCAGTGGCAAGGGTGGAACAGGTAAAACTACGCTAGCCCTACTACTCGCCTCCATTCATTCAGATATCACCCTGATTGACTGCGACGTGGAAGAACCAAACTGTCATTTATTTCTCAAACCAGAATGGCAAGACCAAGGGCAAGAAGTTGCGGTCATGATACCACAGATTAATATAGAATTGTGTAATGGATGCGAAACTTGTTCAACTGTCTGCCTATTTAATGCCATTGCAATTTCTGGCGGAGCAGCGCTATTATTTAACGAATTATGTCATAGTTGTGGCGGTTGCATTCTAGCTTGTCAGCAAGGTGCCATTACAGAAGATAAGAAACTTATTGGCACCATCACGACTGGAACTTCACCAATCTTTCCTGCTATTCAATTCCTAAGTGGCTCATTAGACATCGGCACCCCCAGTGCTGTGCCTCTTATTAAAGCCATAAAAGAAAAAGTCTCTCATCTTGCGGGTGATATCCTACTTGATTGTCCGCCTGGTACCTCCTGCTCTATGGTTACTGCCATCAAAGATAGTGACTTTTGCATTCTGGTCACGGAGCCCACCCCCTTTGGCAAGCACGATCTGGAATTGGCAATGAATATTACCCATCTGCTCAATATACCTACAGGTGTAGTTATTAATAAAAGTGACGAAAATATCGGCGATGAAAGTATTGAATCTTTGTGCCACATTCGCCAAATTCCAGTATTGGCAAAAATACCCCATAGTTTTTCCTTTGCCAAAGAATATGCTGCCGGCTTCATACCTGATGAATTTCAAGCTGTCGCCGCTACTATCTGGAGCCAACTAAATGCCAAAGGGAGTGAGGGAATATGAAAGAATTAGTCATTGTCAGCGGCAAAGGCGGTACTGGCAAAACTAGCATCAGTGCTGCCCTCGCCTTTCTGTCGCCACAAAAAGTGCTAATAGATTGTGACGTAGACGCCGCTAACCTTCACTTAGTCAGCGGTGCCATCATCCGTGAAACCCATGAATTTAAAGCTGGTTTTGAACCAAATGTTGATGAAAACAAATGCACTTCTTGCGGCCAATGTACTGACTTATGTCGTTTTGGGGCCATTACTGCAGGTGTCATCACTACACCCTTTAATTGTGAGGGATGCGGCGTATGTGCCTTCAATTGCCCTGAACATGCCATTTCCATGCTGGAAAAACAAGCTGGTCATTGGTTTTTAGCTGATACTCATTTGGGTCAGTTAATCTATGCTGAACTTGGTCTATCGGTGGAGAACTCAGGAAAACTGGTTAGTAAAGTACGGCAAGAAGGCAAAAAAATTGCAAAAGCTAAGAAATTCCCTCTCATGATCACGGATGGTCCTCCAGGTATCGGTTGCCCAGCTATCGCCGCCTTATCGGGTGCCAGTTTAGCACTGGCTGTGGTAGAACCCTCCTTATCCAGCATACATGATTTAAAGCGCTTAGTCGATTTAGTTGCCCATTTCAAAATCCCCTTAGCAGTGTGCATCAATAAGAGTACACTGCATCGGGAAAATACCCGAGAAATTATCGCCTGGTGCCACAGTAAAGCCATTCCTATCATGGGCCAACTTCCCTATAGTGATGCCTTTCGCATCGCTGTCCAGTCCGGTAAAACCGTGCTAGAAATGGAGGATGCCGCTGTCATAGAAGAGATGACAAAACTATGGCATAACCTTGCAAAACGTTTAGAGGTTTCCATAACTGAAAGTAATATTGGCTTTTTTCGGAGAAAACTCCATATTTTTCAGTAAAAGCCTCTTTATAGAATGAAGTAAACAAAAGCATCTGGAGGTACTCTATTTGATATTAAACACCGGCATTGAATCTATGACTGAATCGGAAAAAGTACTACTACAAAGCCAGCAACTACAAAAGCTAGTCGAGCGATCTTACGAAAAAACAAGTTTTTATCAAGAACGTATGCAAGCTATAGGTTTGACACCTAATGAAATTCAAACTATCAATGATATCAGCAAATTGCCCCTCATGACTTCAAAAGATTTAACCAACAACTATCCTTTTGGGCTGTTAACCATTCCAATAAGTGGTATTGCTCGATTTCAGCAAAGAAGCGACTTCAATACCGCAGTGGGATTTACCCAACAAGATATTTCTCACCAAGTCGAAATGCTCTGCCGCACTTTAGTTGCCTGTCATATAATCACTAGTTCAGTGATTATGATTGCGCCCCAATCCTTAGACACTGACAGTATTGTATCATTACAACAAGCTGCAGAAAGTATTGGAATTACAGTCATATCCAGTCCATTACCTAATGTAACCTCCCAAATTAAAACCCTATTGGATTTTGGTGTTACGACTATCTTTTCTACTCCTGACATTCTTTTTCAATTAGCAGATTTCTTGAAAAATGCAGGTTTTTCTACCCGCGACCTACCTCTCATGAACATTCTTTGCGAAGCACACCACTGCTCTGCTACAGTACGCAAAAGCCTGGAAGAACAATTTCAAATTCCCGTTTATACAATCTATGGGCTGGCAGAGTTAATGAATCTAGGAATCGCTGGTGAATGCCATAAGCAAAATTGGTTACACATCCACGAAGATCATTTTTATCCAGAAATAATTGACCCTCACACTGGTTCTATTATTTCTAATAACCAACCCGGTGAATTAGTGCTTACCACCCTTTCTAGAGAAGCCATGCCCCTTATTCGTTATCGCACTGGCGACATGGCTCTATTGGAACATAAACCATGTACCTGCGGCAGAACATCGGCACGGTTAAAACTAGTTACTGCTAAATAAGCTGCTTGATTTAGCAAATGATCTATAAAAAACGAAAGTGAGGAAAACAGACTATGAAAATTGCCATTACCTCTTACGGTGAAGACCGTCACGCAGCGTTC
Proteins encoded in this window:
- a CDS encoding DUF5320 family protein, whose amino-acid sequence is MPRRDGTGPLGNGPMGRGLGSCQGTGLERNMQGVFGFGGNNAMNQKSLEVQAAHLEERAASLRNIAKQNRKAE
- a CDS encoding 4Fe-4S dicluster domain-containing protein, producing the protein MLISIASGKGGTGKTTLALLLASIHSDITLIDCDVEEPNCHLFLKPEWQDQGQEVAVMIPQINIELCNGCETCSTVCLFNAIAISGGAALLFNELCHSCGGCILACQQGAITEDKKLIGTITTGTSPIFPAIQFLSGSLDIGTPSAVPLIKAIKEKVSHLAGDILLDCPPGTSCSMVTAIKDSDFCILVTEPTPFGKHDLELAMNITHLLNIPTGVVINKSDENIGDESIESLCHIRQIPVLAKIPHSFSFAKEYAAGFIPDEFQAVAATIWSQLNAKGSEGI
- a CDS encoding ATP-binding protein, which gives rise to MKELVIVSGKGGTGKTSISAALAFLSPQKVLIDCDVDAANLHLVSGAIIRETHEFKAGFEPNVDENKCTSCGQCTDLCRFGAITAGVITTPFNCEGCGVCAFNCPEHAISMLEKQAGHWFLADTHLGQLIYAELGLSVENSGKLVSKVRQEGKKIAKAKKFPLMITDGPPGIGCPAIAALSGASLALAVVEPSLSSIHDLKRLVDLVAHFKIPLAVCINKSTLHRENTREIIAWCHSKAIPIMGQLPYSDAFRIAVQSGKTVLEMEDAAVIEEMTKLWHNLAKRLEVSITESNIGFFRRKLHIFQ
- a CDS encoding phenylacetate--CoA ligase family protein, with protein sequence MILNTGIESMTESEKVLLQSQQLQKLVERSYEKTSFYQERMQAIGLTPNEIQTINDISKLPLMTSKDLTNNYPFGLLTIPISGIARFQQRSDFNTAVGFTQQDISHQVEMLCRTLVACHIITSSVIMIAPQSLDTDSIVSLQQAAESIGITVISSPLPNVTSQIKTLLDFGVTTIFSTPDILFQLADFLKNAGFSTRDLPLMNILCEAHHCSATVRKSLEEQFQIPVYTIYGLAELMNLGIAGECHKQNWLHIHEDHFYPEIIDPHTGSIISNNQPGELVLTTLSREAMPLIRYRTGDMALLEHKPCTCGRTSARLKLVTAK